The Erythrolamprus reginae isolate rEryReg1 chromosome 3, rEryReg1.hap1, whole genome shotgun sequence genome contains a region encoding:
- the LOC139165550 gene encoding DNA-binding protein inhibitor ID-1-like — protein sequence MKVVAAAAAGAPGPSCASRGLGRADQAAAAAAAASLLLDMKGCYSRLAALVPTLPRHRRVSKVEILQHVIDYIWDLQLELQDPPRDGEEAAGGAEPACDRILCR from the exons ATGAAGGtggtcgccgccgccgccgctggggcCCCTGGTCCGAGCTGCGCTTCCCGGGGCTTGGGCCGAGCGGATCAAgcggccgccgctgccgccgccgcctcgctgctgctggacATGAAGGGCTGCTACTCCCGCCTGGCCGCCCTGGTGCCCACCTTGCCCCGCCACCGCCGCGTCTCCAAGGTGGAGATCCTCCAGCACGTCATCGACTACATATGGGACCTCCAGCTGGAGCTGCAAGACCCGCCGCGGGACGGGGAGGAGGCGGCCGGAGGAGCCGAG CCTGCTTGCGACCGAATCTTGTGCCGCtga